Proteins encoded within one genomic window of Geotalea daltonii FRC-32:
- a CDS encoding AbrB/MazE/SpoVT family DNA-binding domain-containing protein gives MEAVKISPKFQVVIPREVREKLRLVAGQRMQVIAYGNRIELIPERDIADMRGFLKGLDTNVERESDRL, from the coding sequence ATGGAAGCGGTCAAAATCTCTCCTAAATTTCAGGTAGTGATCCCCCGCGAAGTCCGGGAAAAGCTGCGCCTGGTTGCCGGCCAACGGATGCAGGTAATCGCCTATGGTAACAGGATCGAGCTGATTCCGGAGAGGGATATTGCCGATATGCGCGGTTTTTTGAAGGGGCTTGATACTAACGTTGAGCGGGAATCGGACCGCTTATGA
- a CDS encoding heterodisulfide reductase-related iron-sulfur binding cluster, protein MSPNPTLFTILLVAALVFFAWSCYRRFSLITLGREENRYDNPGLRIWDMLLYAFGQKRVVQKPFGINHFVIFWAFVILLIANLEFLVHGAFPQLGLSALPAQIHHFLLFAFDGVSLLTLIAIALSFARRIFFPPPYLSTQYVKARSPEAFLILAFIGLLMLAYFGFHGAEIALGETEAAAYMPVSAFVAQLIAPYPSLLAPFAAISWWIHALVLLAFMCFLPHSKHMHILTAIPNCFFQTLGKANTQPREEFIKGNSFGVARVDQFTWKDLFDGYSCTECGRCQDACPATNTGKPLNPRQVIHAIKTNLLQNGPLMQEGGKPVVPLIGEEGEGTNTEETIWSCTTCGACLQACPVMIEQMPKIIKMRRHLVQMESKFPEELLNLFENMEQRSNPWGIAPSERTKWVSTMNVQPFEKGKTEYLFYVGCAGSFDSRAKHITVAMATILDAAGVSWGILGKEENCCGDSLRRLGNEFVFDKMAKENVRQFQEKGITKVITLCPHCFTTFKNDYRQYGLELEVIHHTEFINQLLQQNRLKLTHQVKELGNIVFHDSCYMGRHNDVFDAPRQVIEAATGNMPREMERSRENSFCCGAGGGRMWMEEFSGERINLNRVSEALTTNPDTICVSCPYCMTMFEDGLKDKQAGETRVRDIAELVAEGLR, encoded by the coding sequence GGGTTGTGCAGAAGCCGTTCGGCATCAACCATTTCGTCATTTTCTGGGCGTTCGTCATTCTTCTCATCGCCAACCTGGAATTCCTGGTCCATGGCGCTTTCCCGCAATTGGGCCTGTCCGCTTTACCGGCACAGATCCACCATTTCCTGCTTTTCGCCTTCGATGGGGTATCCCTTCTTACCCTGATTGCCATTGCCTTATCCTTTGCCCGACGGATCTTCTTCCCGCCTCCATACCTCAGTACCCAGTACGTAAAGGCGAGAAGCCCCGAGGCCTTTCTCATCCTTGCTTTCATCGGCCTGCTCATGCTGGCCTACTTCGGCTTCCACGGCGCTGAAATCGCCCTGGGAGAAACGGAAGCCGCAGCTTATATGCCCGTTTCAGCCTTTGTTGCACAGCTTATCGCACCTTACCCCTCACTCCTCGCTCCTTTCGCCGCCATAAGCTGGTGGATCCATGCCCTGGTGCTGCTCGCTTTCATGTGCTTCCTTCCCCACAGCAAGCACATGCACATTCTTACCGCCATTCCCAACTGCTTCTTCCAGACCCTGGGCAAGGCCAACACCCAGCCCCGGGAGGAATTCATCAAGGGTAACTCCTTCGGTGTCGCCAGGGTGGATCAGTTCACCTGGAAGGATCTCTTCGATGGCTACTCCTGCACCGAATGCGGCAGATGCCAGGATGCCTGCCCGGCCACCAACACCGGCAAGCCCCTCAATCCTCGCCAAGTGATCCATGCCATCAAAACCAACCTCCTGCAGAACGGCCCGCTTATGCAGGAAGGGGGCAAACCGGTGGTGCCGCTGATCGGTGAAGAAGGGGAGGGGACCAATACCGAGGAGACCATCTGGTCGTGCACCACCTGCGGCGCCTGTCTGCAGGCCTGCCCGGTGATGATCGAGCAAATGCCGAAAATCATCAAGATGCGCCGCCACCTGGTGCAGATGGAGAGCAAATTCCCGGAAGAACTCCTGAACCTGTTCGAGAACATGGAACAGCGATCCAACCCATGGGGTATTGCACCGTCGGAGCGGACCAAGTGGGTTTCGACCATGAACGTGCAGCCTTTTGAAAAGGGAAAGACGGAATATCTTTTCTATGTGGGCTGTGCCGGTTCATTTGATTCCCGGGCCAAGCATATCACCGTGGCCATGGCCACCATACTTGATGCCGCCGGTGTCTCCTGGGGCATCCTGGGCAAGGAAGAGAACTGCTGCGGCGACAGTCTGCGCAGGCTCGGCAATGAGTTCGTCTTCGACAAGATGGCGAAGGAAAATGTCAGGCAGTTCCAGGAGAAAGGCATCACCAAGGTTATTACCCTTTGCCCCCATTGTTTTACTACCTTCAAGAACGATTATCGCCAATATGGGCTGGAACTGGAAGTGATCCACCATACGGAGTTCATCAACCAGTTGTTGCAACAGAACAGACTTAAGCTCACCCATCAGGTGAAAGAGCTCGGCAATATCGTTTTCCATGATTCCTGCTACATGGGGCGGCATAATGATGTCTTTGACGCCCCCCGTCAGGTGATAGAGGCCGCAACAGGCAACATGCCCCGAGAAATGGAGCGCAGCAGGGAAAATTCCTTCTGTTGCGGCGCCGGTGGCGGCCGCATGTGGATGGAGGAGTTCAGCGGCGAGCGGATCAACCTGAACCGGGTCAGTGAGGCTCTGACCACCAACCCCGACACCATCTGTGTCAGCTGCCCCTATTGCATGACCATGTTCGAGGACGGCCTCAAGGACAAGCAGGCGGGGGAGACGAGGGTGAGGGATATAGCAGAACTGGTAGCCGAAGGCCTCAGGTAG
- a CDS encoding DUF4410 domain-containing protein, with protein MKLVRAVLLASVVSAFSVSSLFAADEAPLPKPDVLTEEAVMTSRRLSTYDTIILRDLKVEGAEYSNIDEEEKPKVEAMKPFLVRTVAESLEMELKRRNMFKKIQKNGEAKQKAVILEGDFTEFNAGNRAVRFWVGFGAGKTYLRMKGRLIDAETGKELATFEDRETGYRGSMTMESFDDLFPHQAKSLGENIANFIEKLY; from the coding sequence ATGAAACTTGTTCGTGCAGTACTTTTGGCGTCGGTTGTATCCGCATTTAGCGTATCGTCGCTCTTTGCGGCTGATGAAGCACCGCTCCCCAAGCCTGACGTGCTTACGGAAGAGGCGGTAATGACTTCCAGGCGCCTTTCCACTTACGATACCATCATTTTGCGTGATCTGAAGGTGGAGGGGGCGGAATACTCCAACATCGATGAAGAGGAAAAGCCGAAAGTCGAAGCAATGAAGCCGTTTCTGGTGCGTACGGTTGCAGAGTCACTGGAGATGGAGTTGAAGAGACGGAACATGTTCAAAAAGATCCAGAAAAATGGCGAGGCAAAGCAGAAGGCGGTAATACTGGAGGGAGATTTCACCGAATTTAATGCCGGTAACCGTGCCGTACGTTTCTGGGTGGGCTTCGGCGCAGGCAAGACCTATCTTAGGATGAAGGGGCGTTTGATCGATGCCGAGACCGGCAAGGAGCTGGCAACGTTCGAAGACCGTGAAACCGGCTACCGTGGTTCCATGACCATGGAGAGTTTCGACGATCTGTTCCCCCATCAAGCCAAATCTCTTGGGGAAAACATCGCTAACTTCATCGAAAAACTTTACTGA
- a CDS encoding type 1 glutamine amidotransferase — protein sequence MLLVVQNDPRVPLGTYADYLAEAGVPFRTIHPYAGETLPNPAGIGAVIVLGGAMGVHDVDQHPFIAEVEFFIAHVVAKEIPFLGICLGGQFLAHVLGATITSNSPWREKGMLSVTLTESGSADPLFRKIGRQFMTFQWHNDSFAIPDGAELLASSPACPSQAFRFGSNAYGIQFHPEVNRQIIENWSGWTSETRGRRQEFLSIFAAAAAAYNAASHRLLLNFLQLSGLDSKTQTQ from the coding sequence ATGCTGCTCGTAGTACAAAACGATCCGCGAGTGCCCCTTGGAACCTATGCCGACTATCTCGCGGAGGCCGGGGTACCATTCCGCACTATTCATCCCTATGCCGGCGAAACGCTCCCTAACCCTGCCGGTATCGGTGCCGTGATCGTTCTTGGCGGCGCGATGGGGGTCCATGATGTGGATCAGCATCCCTTTATTGCCGAGGTAGAGTTTTTCATTGCCCATGTGGTTGCTAAAGAAATCCCATTTCTCGGCATCTGCCTTGGCGGCCAGTTTCTTGCCCATGTCCTCGGGGCGACGATAACATCCAACTCTCCATGGAGAGAGAAAGGGATGCTGTCGGTGACGCTGACCGAATCGGGTTCGGCTGATCCCCTATTCAGAAAAATCGGCCGCCAGTTTATGACCTTCCAGTGGCATAACGACAGCTTTGCCATCCCCGATGGAGCAGAACTCCTTGCCTCGTCCCCTGCCTGTCCCAGCCAGGCCTTCCGCTTCGGCTCAAATGCCTACGGCATCCAATTCCACCCCGAGGTCAACCGGCAGATCATCGAAAACTGGAGCGGCTGGACCTCTGAAACCAGGGGCCGGAGGCAGGAATTTCTCTCCATCTTCGCTGCCGCTGCTGCTGCCTATAATGCAGCCTCCCACCGCCTGCTTCTAAATTTCCTGCAGCTGTCCGGGTTGGACAGCAAAACCCAAACACAATAA
- a CDS encoding acetate kinase — MIILTINCWSYSVRYQLFDWDNNKVLAGGTVERVIIGDSFFDHEIPGSPTVRIEQDCPDHRTAIELILRTLTSSELGVISDISEIGAVGHRVAHGGEKFTHSLLIDDEVMAAVREMVQLAPQHNSNNIAGIEAAQALLPGIPHVAIFDTAFHQTMPEHAFIYPLPHEWYEEYGVRRYGFHGASHLFVSRRAAALLGKPATQCNLITLHIGKGASLCAIKNGASIDTSMGLTPIEGAAMGTRCGDIDPGIPPFIMQEKDVSPREMDTILNMKSGMLGITGRYKDRRDIIREMEAGDDRCRLAFEIEAYRLKKYIGAYLAAIGPLDALVFTAGVGVMAWQIREQTLQGLEIFGIVLDKEANRKAVSLESEMKISANHSPVKIFVIPTAEELVFAEDTAAILAGTYTDPAHFPYSFARADFKRTYHLPDSNRRDAGEG, encoded by the coding sequence GTGATCATTTTAACCATCAATTGCTGGAGCTACTCGGTACGTTATCAGCTCTTCGACTGGGACAACAACAAGGTCCTGGCCGGAGGCACTGTTGAACGGGTCATTATCGGTGATTCCTTCTTCGACCATGAAATACCCGGCTCTCCGACCGTCCGCATCGAGCAGGACTGCCCGGACCACCGCACTGCCATCGAACTTATTCTGAGAACCCTGACCAGTTCCGAACTGGGAGTTATAAGCGACATTTCGGAGATCGGCGCCGTCGGCCACCGCGTTGCCCATGGCGGAGAAAAGTTCACCCACTCGCTGCTCATCGATGATGAAGTGATGGCAGCGGTGCGGGAGATGGTTCAACTGGCTCCCCAGCACAACAGCAACAACATAGCCGGCATCGAGGCTGCACAGGCCCTGTTGCCCGGCATTCCCCACGTAGCCATCTTCGATACCGCTTTTCACCAAACCATGCCCGAACATGCCTTCATTTATCCCCTCCCCCACGAATGGTACGAAGAATACGGCGTCCGCCGCTACGGCTTCCATGGCGCATCCCACCTTTTTGTTTCCAGGCGGGCTGCAGCCCTTCTCGGTAAACCCGCCACCCAGTGCAATCTGATCACCCTGCACATCGGAAAAGGCGCGTCGCTCTGTGCCATCAAGAATGGCGCCTCCATCGACACAAGCATGGGACTCACTCCCATCGAGGGGGCTGCCATGGGTACCCGTTGCGGCGACATCGACCCTGGCATTCCCCCATTCATCATGCAGGAGAAGGATGTTTCGCCGCGAGAGATGGACACCATCCTCAACATGAAGAGCGGCATGCTGGGCATTACCGGCAGATACAAGGACCGGCGGGACATCATCCGTGAAATGGAGGCAGGGGATGACCGGTGCAGGCTCGCCTTCGAGATAGAGGCGTACCGGCTGAAAAAATATATCGGCGCCTATCTGGCTGCCATCGGGCCGCTTGATGCGCTGGTATTTACCGCAGGAGTGGGAGTCATGGCCTGGCAGATAAGGGAGCAGACGCTGCAGGGACTGGAAATTTTCGGCATTGTTCTGGATAAGGAGGCCAACCGCAAGGCGGTTTCCCTTGAGTCCGAAATGAAGATTTCCGCCAATCACTCGCCGGTAAAGATATTTGTCATCCCCACCGCCGAGGAGCTGGTCTTTGCCGAGGACACTGCTGCCATCCTGGCCGGGACCTATACCGACCCGGCCCACTTCCCCTATTCCTTCGCCCGGGCAGACTTCAAAAGGACCTACCACCTGCCGGACTCCAACCGCAGAGATGCCGGCGAGGGATAA
- a CDS encoding cytochrome c3 family protein — MKPAWLSILCLLIFATSVCAVSEVIPMKNKVRFNHFNHMNYTETCFQCHVEEPARIKGFGKDWGHEKCKGCHTKMTRGPQRCSGCHKWNEAAPND; from the coding sequence ATGAAACCAGCCTGGTTATCCATTCTCTGCCTGCTTATCTTTGCCACTTCAGTATGTGCCGTTTCGGAAGTGATTCCCATGAAGAACAAGGTACGCTTCAACCATTTCAATCATATGAATTATACGGAGACCTGTTTCCAATGCCATGTGGAAGAACCGGCGAGAATCAAGGGGTTCGGCAAGGACTGGGGCCATGAGAAATGCAAGGGCTGCCACACCAAAATGACCAGGGGGCCACAGCGGTGCTCCGGGTGCCACAAGTGGAATGAAGCTGCGCCGAATGATTAG